Part of the Henckelia pumila isolate YLH828 chromosome 2, ASM3356847v2, whole genome shotgun sequence genome is shown below.
CGAATTATGATACAAATGAACTgtatgtgtgttttttttttttttttttttttttttttttgaggtaATACACATGAACTTTGTGAATGTGAACGTTAATTTCGCATTCGAAACAAGATTTTAATGAAATTGAATCACACCGGCAAATAATtcattattttcctattttagTGCCTTAAATTACACTCACATTTACGTGGCAATGGATAAGTACGTGAAATCTCAACAGTCAAATTCCGTTTATAAAATATAAGTATTACGACAATTACACCACCATGATTTTAATCGATAACTATCAATGGGTAGAGTTCAACTTATCTTAAGGTTTTACTCGAATCATAAATCAAATGTCTCATGATTTGCCACATCAAAAATATCCCATTAATTATGTTCATGTGTAAAAATATTGATTATCGATTGCATGATTTGTGTAATACCCATGAAATATGATCTCATTAACCCATCCCCAAGTACCTAGCCTTGCAACGCTActtccaaaatatatatatatatatatataaaagatgaTCTAATGATGGTCAGTGAACTCTAtacatttttgttttgaattaaaataatcaatcaattgTTTTGTATAAGAGTACATTTGCTATGAGACGGTTTTATATATCTACATTCGTAATATACATGGACccgatttatatttataataaaatataatattgttTCATGAATCATTGACTTTCTTAGTTATTATTTATTCTTTCAGTCAATTTCAATTTATTAGTGAGTAGAGGCCTAGGTGTATCACTACACTAGGGCTTTGATGGGTTTTCACGTAAATTGTTAAAATTTATGTCGTTGTATTTCATAAgagaacaaattttttaaatataattatttatattttataaacacatttaaacaaataaatttatttccacttcagaaaaaaataatatgtaatTTTCAGAAtggaaataaaattttacaGAAATTATAGAAATttacatttaaaaaattaaaaattaaaacacaacaaaaaatatttaattatccgATCTTTACATCCAAAAATCCCGACTACGACCTCTGTACTTGAGCTTAACCAATGTTGGAGCTCAGAATTTGTGAATAGCTAGCTCATGTTATCGTAGTGCGTGATAGTGCGCAAAAGGCCACAGCCCACACAACATAAAGTAGAAATATAATAATGAACCcaaggaaaaaagaaaaaaggaaaaaaaaaaaaaaaagtgatgtgTAAGGGTTCATCTTCCAATCATTTTCTTTACTTTAGgaagtaaaataaaatactttatGTTTTTTCTAAAGTTTGTTTCGATTATTTCATATTTTCTTATTAttcgttatttttttattttttctttcataTTTTCtggaaataataataaatcctaTTAAATTCAGTAGaatttgtttttaaatattACAAATATATTATGATCAATTTGACTGAAATGGCACtaaaaatctaacttctaaTGACCAAACGACAGTGAATTCCAAACTTGATTGTCAGTTTTAATATCCTAAGAAAATATTAATACGAAAGAAACTAAACTAAAACCTCAAGAAATAAACTCCTATGTCCTAACAccgtttaaatattttcaacaaaCAGTAGAATTttacaaaacataaaaatattcatgCGAATTTGAGAAAAGCTAGAAAAATCAACTGACGCGACCATAAACCAAAAAATTATAAGAATGTTGTGGAAGTTGAAATTTGTAGAGATTTTTGCATAGTGATTGCAAGTTTGTGAGTAGTTGATTGTGCTTGTTCTCCTTTCGTCGATTTCGTTTTGTTCAAATTTAACGTAGTTTTACCCACTCCCCATTTCACTATATATACACGATTTTCACAACGATCTTTTCATCCGAATTTCTTACCCGCTTTTCAccataaaaaataattcaaattatttattgggCTTTTTCTGTGCGATTTTTTCAGCAACAATTTGTTATTGGGCTTGGACTTTGCACGTATCGggctaattttatttttagtgcAAACGATGTCTAGATGTTCACACATTGATGGATGATATGATCGCATTCATAATATTCATTGATGCTTTAATTAAAttacatgttttacttaatttcaTCGTGCACTTTATTTTACTATCCTTAATtctaacaaaatttatttttccaattttattttagattattttttaaaaaaaaaaacagtcgaATATCCTTTTCATGTTAAAAACAGTCTTACATGttaattttatgaaataaatatcTCATTTAGatcattaataaataaatattacgttttatgtcaaaaatattatctttttaataataaatattatcacaCTAgacatgatattattatttcgaTCATAAGCAAGCCATGTAAGCATCTGCCTGCCATCAGCACGTACTCTATCCTATATATGCATGGCAGAACCGTAATGCAcatgtaaattttatatttattatatattatattatttatgctGATCTTCGTAACGTGTGCCAATTGTGATTTGTGTCAATCCTCACACCCTATCACGTTTTCCAGATCTCCCCttgaaaaacaaattaaatttaaaacaaaagaaCTCtttaaaacaacaacaataataataattataataataacacTAATAATTTAAACGGGTGTTGTACTGTTGTTAGATGTGTTAAAATGGATTGGCGGACGGGTTAGCCTATAACCCATCGCAATTCATCATTAGGCGGGGTGGGACGGGGCGGGTTCGGCCCACCTTTAAGGCGGGTTGAGAAAAACCCAACCCAAACCACCTGTTTTAAGTGACGGGGTGGGTCAACTCGCAACCCACCACGACCCACCATTAGATGGGCCAGTGTGAGTCGACCACTTTTTAAACGGGTTGTAAAATTATCAactcaacccacctattttataTGACGGGACGGATCAATCCAACAAATCTAATCTATTTTGACACCTCTAGGTGTCCTCCTATAGTTACCatctatattattttataattatcttTCTATTTGTTTATTAACTAAATCCCAAGTTTCGAAAAATGGTAATATCTAATTCCAAATTAGAATTCTATCCACACGATTGTCGTGACTCATTCCCAGTCGATTATTCTTATCTATCGGTGCCGATAGCGACAAGAAACAGATACATGCAAAGCAAAATGGGGCCTAAATTATTCAACAAATTTTCCCATAAATTTCTCTCATTTCCCCACCCAAGACTCGGCGTAGTACTAGTAGAAAAACTAAACTAGCAAGAAGAAACCCACCAATATTATCCATGTTGAGGCCAATTATAATCTCCGTCCCCTTTCCCGCTTCGTCTTTGGCGGAGGATCATTCAACTAATTACAGGTTTTCGATTCCCGCGGCCAAACATTCCCATCCGAAATGGACGAACAGATTAAATTATCGCAATGGCTCCAACTTCAGGTGATTTCATTAATTTTCAAATGCACCGTATAACTCTTTATATAGCGTTTTTTTATCGACAAATTATGATTAGTTTTAGAATATAATCAGATATTTGCTAAAATTTTGTTTGTAGCAAGTTTTATCGGTTTAAAAGGGTGTGTATTCTgtaattttttttgtgacgGAACCAAAGCATTGCGTATCGAGTGAGCTCTCGGCCTCAATGCATTAGATAAAAGAAGTGAAATTACCCTTCAATATCATTTTACTTCAATTTAATTTGGgttcaattttcgaaatttacaTTATTTTCCCTTTCTTTGTAACTAATATAATGGTCATGTGTATTTAGCCTTGTATTTGTTTTTATACAGATTAATAAAATTATCGGaataacaaattttaaaaagaattttcCATTAGCTTTGCTCGATGAATCTTTTGATAGGATAAAACAAAAATCTATAGGAAGTAGTTAATGTGTATTTAGGCGGTGTTTGGGAGAGTTTGGTGAAAGGAAAAGTTGAGAATTGTTTCATCGTAACACTGTCCTGACAACGTTAGTAGATTGATGAAAGAATAGatgataatattaattaaatatgaaAAATGTATTACATCGACTGTATTTTGTGTTGCCTCATGTGGAATATAAAAATCGGAAACAGACCAAGCAAGGGAATATGTataatttttagaaaaaatGTAATGTATCAACTTGCTTCGAGTTTAATAAAAGATGTACATTGGGGAATCCATTGAATTGTGGAATATATATGTTTCAGTATTGGCATAGCAAATGGAAACAGGAGCGTGCAGGAGCAGGCTGCAGGTGTTCCGACGTCGGTGCCTGTTCGTGTGGCGCACGAGCTTCTCCTAGCAGGCCATCGATATCTTGATGTCAGGTGATCTTCACTCTTCAATCGGCCCGCGTTTATATAGCTTGAACAACGTTGCAATCGAACAATTGGCGATATGTTTCGCGTTTCATTCCCAAAATTTGTAAAATCCGCGGCTTGCATTCGTGCAGGACCGCCGAGGAATTTAGCACGGGGCATGTTGTTGGTGCTGTCAATGTCCCTTTCTTGCTGAGAGTTGGATCAGGTTAAGTAACTTATGATTTAGTACAATTTCGATCTGGTGAAGTTCTTCGACTAACTCGTTGATTGAATCGCGTTATAATAGGTATGACCCATAATCCCAAATTTTTGGAGGAAGTGTTGGCTCATTATGGAAAAGATGATGAAATAATCGTTGTATGTTGTTTCGTCTTGCGTTTGGATTGAGACATTTGaaataaatgattttaaatcgCTTGTCATAGACTCATAAATTCGTCTGTTCTTTTTTTCGAAATCAAACCTTTGCGTCCAATTTAAGGATTTctatacaaatgcaacataagTTCTTTCTGGTCTCTATTCAAAATCTTCTTTCTGAGTATTGTTTGTTTGGCTTCAAATTTGTCAATTTACAGGGATGCCAATTAGGAAAAAGATCTCTCATGGCTGCGACTGAGCTATTATCTGCTGTAAGTTCTTCCATTTCCCCCATCTTGTAATCTAAATCCTTCTGATaaaatgaaatattgaaaattcgAGTGGCTAAAGTTGAAGCAGCTACTTTCGAAGTTCCAATTGATTACTTCAAGTATTTTATAGTGGAATATTAATTTATACTTAAAAGAAAgtgtaaaatttttaattttaatatatattttttaaaagtttaaacgAGGATTACTGTGGTGAATGATAAAATCACAAAAAGCTCGTTATTATTtttgcaagaaataaaaatatatatatttgaattttttttaatttaagttttgtCGACTTCCCTGcttgtatttgtatttttaattgtATTTCTTCATGAAAGTAattaaaattgtgaaacttAATTGTAGGGCTTTAGTGGAGTAACTGATATGGCCGGAGGATATGCAGCTTGGGTACAAAATGGATTGCCTATAGAGTCCTGACGAGGCTTTTTTACatttacaaaaataattagaaaAATAAAAGTTAATGCAGAAAGCATTGACATGTATATATGTTAATTTATCATTTCCTAATTAGAAATGGTGTAATTTTTAGTAATTTCCTTTTGTCCTCAaactttttaataaatttttacctgtcgatttttattaaattttctatgctacatttatttctcctaaaatatttcttcttCATGATATGGTGAAAATTTGATTGTCCAATCAACCCATAATGTCCGCTTCTACACAAATAGAGCAAGTTAATTGTGAGACAGTCACTTTTTTTTATTCGTGATACGAGTTAATTAtgttcatatttacaataaaaaataatatatttagaataaaaacataatattttttcatagatGATCTAACTAAGAAATTTGTCGCATAAAATTGATCATTGAAATCGTCTCATATGAATTTTTGTAACTAAAATACGAGGATCTAAATTATTTAGTGTTATTTGGATATCGATAGAATGACTTCATATGTATTATGTAGAGAACAACCGAAATTAACGACACAGTCGACTTTCCTAAGTGAGGCTTTGGGAGTTTGGGCTAATGTGAAAGGGCCGAGCCGATTTCATGTCTTTATGTCAAAATCCGAAATGAGCCAGGCCCCGTATTTCTTGCCAAATGGTAATCGTGGGCTTGTACACACCGGGTTGCGCCTAGATTGGCCCAACAGTTATGCGTCACCAACCAATATAATcctttgtttatgttttgtcgGTGTTCCATAATTATTCATTGGTATTTTTCATTTGTGTTTTAATAAAAAGAATCTGTTATTATAGTATTAGCATAATACATTATATttttaagtaaaaaaaatattttaactatatacaagataattaaattaaacaatATTCTCAATTCATTcgccaaaaaatattttcttgaacGATTGTTTGAAACAAAGTATATGCACAATTATACtcataaaaatacaaataaaattcTTCGATTATTTAAACATGAGTAGGTTTTTTGTGAGACGATCTTTATTCGTGAGACGTGTCAATCCTAccaatatttataataaaaaataatgttttttcaTGAGTAACCAAATAAGAGACtcatctcataaaattaatcCCTAAAACTATCACACGAGATTTTTTGCCATTTAAACATAACACATGAATTTATCCATAAGAAAATTTACCCCTTGGCTTTTGATACTCACAAGATTTACCTTTAGAAATGCTGATTATATTGGAAACAATATTTTTGAtcttatctattatctattatttttgtgcgattttgattttttgagtTGTCAGATTTCAATTTCAGTTtcgatatatttaattttttgtaattttaattatttttcgaaTGTAAAGCTTTAATCTTTAACACATTCGAGTAAAAACGACGAAAATTAGCATAAATTAAAAGATACATGattaatattaaaattctaCGACGCataaaatcaaaattgataTTGACCATAATTTACAATAACATTATTCAGACTAGTAAGACTTAACCAAAGGGAGAAGGTTCAAGGAGTTACCCGATATAAGATATCACATTGTTTGAAAGGATCATCAACAATGATCTTAATTAATGAATATGATCTATGCATGTCGATCACAGCAAAATAAgaggaaaagaaaaaagaaaaaaaaaaatggaagctGTCACGCCCCGATCCCGGGGTCGGATGACATCGCCattgctttcaaataaaattcgaaaacaaCAAGGCTCTTAATACAGTATATGCAAACCAGTATTTTCTCATAAATAAAAGctccaaaaaaattatctttacAACTCGTTAACCCAAAAACTAATACATAATTGCGAAAGCGACTAAAAAActtaaatatcaaaatattaaatgcaACAATCCCAaaagaaataacaaaattaaatccTAAAGTTCTTTCTTTCACCAAACCCAAAACTGGTCTTGTTGTCGATCCTCTAATTCTTCTTCTGTATCATCTGGGAGGGAAAaggtaaggggtgagtgttttgggaaacactcagcaagtgggggccgatcgatcataccaaaatatatatatttagatatATTCATTTGAGAAAACTCATACTTggatttatcgagttgtaaagacgaagttttggagtttatttatgataatagactggtttggtttatactgtactacgaggctggttgttttataatttgtgtgaatttgaaacaacgccggtggcacgtctcggtctcggggcgtgacattaAAGTGGCCAAGTTCCGGGTTTTCACATCCTTCCCTCTTTATGaaaagtttcgtcctcgaaacttgaatTAACTTAGTTGTCTAAAAACATAAGACTAAATTATTTCAATAATAATGTtcaaacttaaatctaaaaaaatcataattaaagTCCAAATATCAAACTTAAATCTCAAATGTCAACTTAAGTCTCAACAATCAAAACTTAATCCAATACCCCAATGATTCCTTATGAATCCCAAAAATAAcgacttaaataatttaatctaACTTAAACCAAGAATTCATCaacaaaattaatttcaaattttatattgcctatgcaatataaatactacaCCCAAGTGATTCCTTTTCATCAAGATCATAAATTCTAAATTCTAATTTTCCATCAAGACCATGAACCTGgttttgctttgataccatttctgTCACGCCCCGATCCCAGGGTCGGGTGACATCGCCattgctttcaaataaaattcgaaaacaaCAAGGCTCTTAATACAGTATATGCAAACCAGTATTTTCTCATAAATAAAAGCTCCAAAAAATTATCTTTACAACTCGTTAACCCAACAACTAATACATAATTGCGAAAGCGACTAAAAGActtaaatatcaaaatattaaatgcaACAATCCCAaaagaaataacaaaattaaatccTAAAGTTTTTTCTTTCACCAACCCCAAAACTGGTCTTGTTGTCGATCCTCTAATTCTTCTTATGTATCATCTGGGAGGGAAAaggtaaggggtgagtgttttggaaaacactcagcaagtgggggccgatcaatcatatcaaaatatatatatttagatatATTCATTTGAGAAAACTTATACTTGGATTTcaagcatgtcatatttcaaaacatatcatctcataacatgtctcatcataacataacataaacatcatcatcataacaaaatcaacatgatttacatattttggcCAGACACTTAAATTCTTCTCATtaatcgtggctaactgatcagtcccctatatgtaatccctctaaggggtgaggtcatagaacggttattattacccaccgTATCAGGGCCATAATATAACATGGTTCGGAAATTCCCTTTCCACTCATAATTCGACTCATAACAGTGTCAAAACATTTTTCCAGCAAAGTATTATCATGAACAATATTAAATAGAAAAATTCCAACGATTAACATGAGCGAAcgaattttaaatcatacatataattttaaagcaTAAGCCCACTTACCTTGGTACGTATGAGAAATCAAATAACTTGAAGGTGTACAGCAACTCCGACAATTCTGAAAGAAAAGTTCAGAAATCACTTTCGAGAGAGCTTAATCCCTTGGCCAATAAGAACActcttttcctttattttattcCTATGTCACGAAGGCCTATGACCAACCTACATATATTTTTCttctcttaattctaatcacaattctCGAAAATGGATCTAACACAAATTGGAAACcttaatttcgaaaataaaaAGAGAATAGTGGAAAATTTTTTGACCCTAATGGCTAACTGCTTCTCGA
Proteins encoded:
- the LOC140883640 gene encoding thiosulfate sulfurtransferase 16, chloroplastic → MLRPIIISVPFPASSLAEDHSTNYRFSIPAAKHSHPKWTNRLNYRNGSNFSIGIANGNRSVQEQAAGVPTSVPVRVAHELLLAGHRYLDVRTAEEFSTGHVVGAVNVPFLLRVGSGMTHNPKFLEEVLAHYGKDDEIIVGCQLGKRSLMAATELLSAGFSGVTDMAGGYAAWVQNGLPIES